From the genome of Bacteroidota bacterium:
GCGATCCATCTGCAAACACCGGGAACAACTCACTGATTAACCGCACCACCGATCCCGGATTGAAGGTTTCGCGAAACACCTGGTTTTCCTGAATGATTTCCCCTGTTTCAGAAACGACCACCACAGCCGAATCGATGGAATTGAGGACCAGAAGCAATTCGGATTCAGCCTCGCCACGCCGATGGGTTTCATCGGTCAGCTGGATGACATACCGGTGAAGCGTGTTGGCAAATACCCAGACCAGAATCATCATGAAGATGAGCAGGACCGAATAAATGATCAGTTTGGTAAAAATCGTGTGTTCAACCTGGGCGGCCGGAAGCAATTGGTAATAATCGATGACCGTCAGAAATCCGGCCCAGATCAGACTGATGGTAAACACCACGAGGCCGGTCCGCAGCGACAGCAGCAACCCGGCCACCAGAACCACAATAAACAGGGAGGCAATGGAAGGCGACGAGATTCCGCCGCTGGTGAGTGTCGACCAGAAAATAACGCCGAGAATACCGGTAAGAAGCAGGTTTCTGGATAGTCGGAACCGGCCTTTTCTCAGCAGATACAGGCACAGACCAGTGGCTCCCGTCAGGGTGATCATCACCCCGATCAGTCTGAACCGGGCTTCGGCCCAGAAAACCGCGATCGGAATGATCATCAGACAAAACAGAATCAGAGAGACCAATATCAGGTTCATCACCCGGTACTGGACCCGGTCAATCACTTCAATCTTTCCATGGACCGGTTTAAACGCATCCAGAAAGACATTCAGCAGATTCCTTTGTAATCCGGTGTCATTTTTCATAATCAGGATGACAAAAGATACCGAACTTCAACTGTAAAATCAGGTACCTGTTACCATCCGACCATCTTTTTCCGGATTTAAAAATTTTTTATCAGATACGGGCCTGCCAGGTGTTGAGTTCAAAGTATTTCCCTTTTGCGGCCATCAGATCGTCGTGAGTCCCCCGTTCAGCTATCCGGCCGCTTTCAATAACCAGAATCTGATCGGCCCGGCGGATGGTGGAAAGCCGGTGTGCGATGACCAGGGTGGTCCGGTTGGTCATGAGTGAAGCCAGACTTTTCTGAATGTAGGCTTCGCTGAGATTGTCGAGACTGGAGGTTGCTTCGTCGAGAATCAAAATTTTCGGATTGGCGAGAATGGCCCGTGCAATAGCCACCCGTTGCCGCTGCCCACCCGATAACTTGACACCCCGCTCTCCAATAACCGTATCGAGCCCTTTTTCGAACCGGTCGGTGAATTCATTGACGTATGCCGCCTGTACGGCCGCTTCCACTTCTTCATCGGTTGCCATCGGTCTGGGGAAGCGTATGTTGTCGCGGATGGTCCCCTCGAAAAGGAAATCATCCTGCAGAACCACTCCGAGAAACTGACGGTAGGAGTCGAGGCGGATGGTGGATAAGTCGGTTCCATCCAGGGTAATGGTCCCGGAACCCGGTTCCAGGAAGGTGGCTGTGAGACCTGCAATGGTTGTTTTTCCCGATCCCGATGTTCCAACCAAAGCGGTGACCGTCCCCGGTTTCATTTCAAAGGAAATATCCTGCAGCACCGGCTGGCCCTGCTCATATTCAAAACTGACCTGACTGAAAACCACATGTCCCCGGGTCTGATCAATGGTCACCAGACGTGACGGATTGTCGGTTTCTGGCTGAACGGCAAGTATTTCACGGGTGCGGTCCAATCCGGCAAAAGCCTCGGTAACCTGAGTGCCGATATTTACCATCTGAACGATAGGTGCAATCATGAACCCGAGATACAGCGTAAACGCAACGAAATCACCCATGGAAAGGTTTCCGGTCATGATCTGATATCCACCCAGACCCATGATAGCCACACTGGCCAGCCCGAGCAGTAAGGTGGCTGCCATGGTAACCAGGCTGGTGGATGTCAGGGTTTTTCTGACGTTGGTAAATAACCGGTCCACGCCCGTCTGAAACGATGCGATTTCTGAATTTTCCGCATTGAATCCCTTGATGACACGGATTCCATTGAGGGTTTCGGTCAGACGTCCCGTGACCTCCGCATTGATTTCACCCCGTTGACGGAAAATGGGACGAAGATGACTAAAGGCTTTCATGGCGATCAGTCCGAAAACCAGGACCGGAAGCATCACATACAATGTCATGACAGGACTGATTCTGATGAGCATAACGAGAGCCACCACCGAAGTGATCAGACCTCCCACCATCAGAACCAGACCAGTTCCCACCAGGTTTCTGATTCCCTCCACATCGGTCATGATCCGGCTGACAAGTGTTCCTGATTTCTGATCATCGAAGTACCGGACCGGTAGTCTCAGAATATGGTTCTGGACCCGTACCCGCAAACTGGCAATAAGTTTTTGCGCTTCCACACTGAGAAGCTGGGTGAGACTGTAACTGGTCACTGATTGAATGATCAGTGCACCGGCCACCACTGCCAGCAACCACCAGAGTTTTGACAGATCGGCAGAACCAATGACATCATCAATCAGAATTTGCGTGCTTCCGGGCAGAACCAGACCCGACAACCGGTTAATGGCAATGAGAACCAAACCAATCGATAAGATACGGCGATGAGGCCAGATGATCTCATGAAAGGCCATTGTTAATGATGAAACAGCGGGACGTTTACTCATGACAGGGTTTCCTTACGTTCAAAGATATCTTCCATGGTCAAATCCTGTGCCAGACCCCTTTTTCTCACACAAAACGCTCCTTTCACCCCACTTGCATAACCGTTAAAATGCAATCATAAATCCTGTATTTGTACTTATTTTAAACAGGTTAATTGGTAATAGCAGGCTCCATTTTTATCTTTGTTCCCTAAAAAAGTGAATGGCAACCATCCTTTGACTGAATTTTCTACGCCTGTTCTGCCGCTATGCAATGGAATCTACGGAATTCTGACGGCTCTTGACGAAAAACGATCTTCATATGTCAAACCGGACCAAAGTCCGGTGACCCTGGCCGATCTGTCGGTACAGGTTTTTATCATTGACTGGATTACCCGGCATTTTCCCGGTGATTACATCATCGCCGAAGAGCGGTCGTCGGGTGCTACCTCGGCCGATCTTCGCCGTTTTATCGAGGATCATCCTTCCTTATATCCCGATCTGACCCGGTCACCCGATGTTGTGCTGGATGATCAGGGACGTTCTGCCACCGGTCCCGTCTGGTACATCGATCCGATTGATGGGACCAAAGGCTACCTGCGGCGGGAACAGTTTGCCGTTGCCATTTCCCGATACGACTCCACTGGCGAACCCCTTCTTGCCTGTCTGTACTGCCCCAACCTTCCGTTCCCAACCCTCGACAGTGCTCAGAAAGGCTCACTGTTTTACTGGGAAACGGGTAAAAAGCCGGTTCAGCTATCCTTGCAGACTCCTGATGACGTTCAGATACTGCCTTTGTCTCCATCTGTTTCTGCTCTTGCCACTTCAGTGGAAAAATCCCATGGAAATGCCCCGGTGGCCCAACAGGTGGCCAACGATCTGGGGCTTCAGGTGATTGAAATGGATAGTCAGGCGAAATATGGACTTCTGCTCAGAGGAGAAGCCAGTGCCTACCTGCGGTATCCGACCGATTCGGTCTATCTGGAAAAAACGTGGGACCATGCAGCAGGTGCCGCCCTTTTGCGGGCAGCAGGAGGAACCGTCACGGAAGTGACCGGGGATCCCGTGGTGATCAGACGGACTGCCACACTTGAAAAACCCAATGGGGTGGCTGCCACGCTGGGTATTGACCATCAATCCTTAATTCAATCCATCCGGAATCATACCTGATCATGAGTGATTCCAAACCCGACGCATGGAGCAATCCGGGCCCCGGACGGCTGTTTGCCGGTAAATTACCACGCGATTGGTTCTTTAAAATACTCGGTTTTTCCCTTCTGGCCCTCGCTGGTTTACCGATGGTGCTTTTCCATGACCAGGCAGGGATGGATTACCAGTCTGCGGGCGCGCTTTACATTCTCGCGCTTGCCGTTTATCTATGGATTTCCAGTCTGATTCCACATGGAATCACGGCGTTGCTCATACTGGTACTGGTTCCTGTTCTGAATATTATGCCTTTAAACCAGACACTGGCAGCCTTTGGAAACACAGCAGTTTTCTTCCTTCTGGGTGTTTTTATCATGGTGGCAGCGGTTATTGATTCGGGACTGGCCCGCCGGATTTCCCTGCTGTTTCTGAAAAGCAGCGAAAACACGCTGGGTAAGGTTTACGTGAGTATCTACACGGGCTGCTTATTCATGTCGTTTCTGATGCCCGAACACGCCGTGGCAGCCATCTTTTTCCCCATCGTCCTCGAAATTTCAAAACTGCTTGGCGAGAAAACCGGAAACCGGCCCATGGGAATGCTGTTGTTTATGGGCATGGCCTGGGGGGCCGTTGTCGGGGGAATCGGCACCTTACTGGGCGGCGCGCGTGCTTCCCTCGCCATAGAATTTCTGAAAGACATGACCGGAAAAACAGTCACCTTCTGGGACCATGCCTCGGTCGGCGTTCCGGTTGCCCTCATTCTTGGGGTTGTGGTTCTGGTCGTCTTTCCCTTCATGATCCGCGGCATTTCCCTCCGTCATAAACTCGATCCCGGAGTGATTCATGCCATGAGAAGAAATCTGGGCCCCATGTCTTTCCGCGAAAAACGGGTGGCTGTTATATTTGCCGCTGTTATCCTTCTGTGGATGGTTGCAGGAGCCTGGTTGCATCTGGCAACCGTCAGCCTGTTGGGTGCCGTCCTCATGTTTGTGGCCCGGGGGGTTGAATGGAAAAAAGTGGATGAACTGGTCAACTGGAATGTGATTCTGATGTATGGCGGGGCCATTGTTCTCGGATATGTACTGAATCATACCCAGGCGGGCAGTCTGCTGCTGAAAGTATTCCCCGATTCCTGGCTGAACAGTGAAATCACCATGGTTCTTATATTTGCCGTGGTCACCATTACCCTGACCGAGTTCATGAGCAACGCTGCTGCTCTGACCATCGTGTTACCCATTGTTCTGACAGCGGCCATTCAGCACAATCTCGATGTGATGATCATTTTCTACAGCATCACACTGATTTCCGGACTCGCTTTTGTCTTCCCGATGAGTTCTCCTCCCAACGCCATTGCCTTTTCCAGCGGAACCTTCACCGTTAATGACATGGTTGTCAAGGGAATTATTGTGAGCATCATTTCATTGATTGTTGTGTTAACCTATTTATTTATCAGGTTTAATCATGTCTGAAATCAAACAAAAAGGGGTCACCATCTGGCTGACCGGCTACAGCGGGGCTGGAAAATCGACCATTGCCGACCGTCTGACCCAGGAACTGACCAACCGACGCGTTGAACTGGAGGTGCTGGATGGTGATGTGGTCCGGACCAATCTTTCAAAGGGGTTGTCCTTTTCCCGTGAAGACCGGGATATCAATATACTCCGCATCGGGTTTGTGGCAGAACTGCTCACCCGGCATGGAGTGGTGGTGATCGTATCGGCCATTTCACCTTATCGTGCAGTCAGGGAAGCGGTACGGGAAAAAATCAGACATTTTGTTGAAGTATTCGTGAATGCACCGCTCGATGTGTGTGAACAACGGGACGTAAAGGGACTCTATAAAAAGGCGCGGGCTGGTGAGATCAAGGCGTTCACCGGAATTGACGATCCGTATGAACCGCCACTGAAACCTGAAGTGATCTGCAATACCGACAAGGAAAGCCTCGACGAGTCGGTGAATAAAATTCTCAGGACCCTCGAAGTCCTCGGCTACATCCCGGAAAGTGCCAACAGTCTGCTGGCCCAGGGAAATGACAGTCTTGTAAAAAATCATCTGAAATCTATGGGGATCAAATTCTGACATGAGCATGGATTACCTCGATCAACTTGAACAGAAATCGGTTCATATCTTCCGCGAAGCATACGCCAATTTCAAAAACATGTGCATGCTGTGGTCCATCGGCAAGGACAGTACCGTTCTGCTCTGGCTGGCCAGAAAAGCCTTTTATGGTCACGTTCCCTTTCCGCTGGTGCATATCGATACCAGTTACAAGATTCCCGAAATGATTCAGTACCGCGACCGGCTGGCACTGGAATGGAACCTGAATCTGGTCTACGGAGAAAACCGCGAGGCGCTCGATGCAAAAATGACCTTTCCCGATGGAAATCTGGACCGGATCGGTTGCTGCAGGGCCCTGAAAGCAGAAGCCTTGAAAAACACGCTTTCCGGTCGCTGGCCCCGGTACCGCATGAACCACCAGTTGGGAAAATATGAACGCGACACCAACACCGAGCCGTATACCGGCGTTATTGTGGGAGCCCGCGCCGATGAGGAAGGTTCACGGTCAAAAGAGCGGTATTTCTCGCCTCGTGACAAGGAAAGCTCCTGGGACATCGGCGATCAGCCACCCGAATTCTGGAATCAGTTCAAAACCGATTTCGCCCCCGGAACCCACGTCAGGATTCATCCCCTGCTCGACTGGACCGAACTGAATATCTGGGAATATATCGAACGCGAAAACATTCCCACCGTTTCGCTGTATTACAATCAGGGCGATGGATCACGCTACCGGTCGCTGGGATGCGGACCCTGTACCACACCGATTAAGTCGGATTCCAGAAATGTTCAGGAAATCATTGAGGAATTACGCGTAGGGAAATTGGCGAATGTGGCCGAACGGTCCGGACGGGCTCAGGATAAAGATGATGGCGGCGGACTTGAAACCCTTCGCCGCGAAGGATACATGTAAGGGGTAACTGGCTACTGGCTACTGGCTACTGGCTACTGGCCGCTGGCTACTGGCTATTGGCTGTGGGAGTGGTATTTAATGATTTGGTTAGAAGGAAGTTATCCCCCGATTTTCCCTTCCTTTTTCGAAGAAGGAATACAATGGCCATCCATGACAAAATTGATGTAGTTAATTAGTTCAGATGCTTAAATTTAAAAAAGTCTTTCTTTCATGAACACAACTTCTCATTTTATTATTCCGTCTATACTTTCCAAAATTGCTACCAGTCAGCAGCCCGTACCCAGCCGCCAGTTGCCAGAAGCCAGCACCCATGCGCCAGTAGCCATCAATCCTTATCCACTTAACTAACGATGGGTGACTATCAACAGCTGGAAGTATGGCAACTCTCTCACCAATTAGTATTGGATGTGTATCGGGTAACAAAGAAATTTCCAAAGGAAGAAGAATATACACTGAAATCCCAATTGCTTCGGTCGGTCATTTCGGTTCCAAATAACATCGCAGAAGGAAAAGGCAGGCAAAGTCCGAACGAGTTACGGCAGTTTCTGTACATATCACGAGGATCTCTGCAGGAAACTGAGTATTTGTTATTTTTATCAACTGACCTCGGATATATCAAAACTGAAGATTTTAACAGATTAAAAGAAAGCATTGACTCAATTGGTAAAATGCTAAACCGATTCATCCAAACAATTCAATAAATTATGTCAACCAACAGCCAGCAGCCAGTAGCCATTAACCAGAACCCATCCACCCGCCTGTCACTCGTCATTGCCGGACACGTGGATCACGGAAAAAGCACCGTGATCGGACGATTGCTGGCTGACACCAACAGTCTGCCCACAGGCAAACTGGACATGGTCCGCGCCAATTGTGAACGGAACTCCAAGCCTTTCGAGTATGCCTTTCTTCTCGATGCACTGAAGGATGAACAATCCCAGGGGATCACCATTGACTCGGCCCGGATCTTTTTCAAAAGCAAGAAACGCGAATACATTATTATCGATGCACCCGGTCACATCGAGTTTCTAAAAAATATGATTTCAGGTGCTGCACGCGCCGAGGCCGCCCTGCTGGTAATTGATGCGGCTGAAGGCGTTCGTGAAAACTCCCGCCGCCATGGTTACATGCTCTCCATGCTGGGAATCAGGCAAATCACGGTCCTGGTCAATAAGATGGACCTGGCCGATTTTGATAAGGCCCGTTTCGATTCAATTGAAAAGGAATACCGTGCCTTCCTGACCGAAGTGGGAATCGTGCCCTTGTCCTTTATTCCCATCGCTGCCCGCGATGGTGTGAACATTGCCAGCCGCGCCACCAAAGAAATGCCGTGGTATTCTGGTGACACCGTTCTGGATGCACTCGACCGTTTTCAGAAGGAGGCACTCCCCCTCGACAAGCCTTTCCGGATGCCGGTTCAGGATGTGTACAAATTCACTGCCCATGGCGATGACCGGCGGATTGTAGCCGGAACCATTGAAACCGGTCGCGTGAGAGTCGGCCAGGATGTGATTTTCTATCCATCAGGAAAACACAGTACCATTAAGACCATCGAAGGATTCAACACGCCACAACGGACAGAATCGGAAGCTGGTCAGGCGGCCGGATTTACCCTGACGGAACAGATTTACGTCAAACGTGGTGAAATCGCCGTTCTCAGCTCAGATATCCGCCCGAAAGTCAGCTCCCGGATCAAGGTGAGTCTGTTCTGGCTTGGCAAAAAGCCAATGGTGATGAAGCGGGACTATTTCCTGAAGCTGGGTACTGCCAAAATCAGCTGCCGGCTCGAAGCAGTGCACAAGCTCATCGACGCCTCCACTCTCGATTCCCGTCAGGATGCCGACCGGATCAATCGTCATGATGTGGCCGAATGTACGATCAAGCTGTCCAAACCCATGGCCTTCGATCTGGCCGACACCATTGCAGCCACCAGCCGGTTCGTTATCATCGATGATTATGAAATCACCGGGGGCGGAATCATCCGGGAAGATTTACCGGATGGTCAGGGATGGGTCCGTGAAAAAGTATTCCTCAGAAATTACAAATGGGAACAAAGTTCCATCCAGCCGGAACGCCGTGCAGTTAAATACAATCAGCGTCCGACCCTTCTTATCATGACCGGTCCGAAATCGGCTGGTAAAAAGACACTGGCCCGGGCTCTGGAAGCCGATCTTTTCAATGATGGCCGCATCGTGTACTTCCTCGGAATCGGTAACGTGATTTATGGTATTGATGCTGATATCAAGGGGAAATCTGATACCCGGGAAGAGCACCTGCGCCGTTTGGGAGAGGTGGCTCATATCATGCTTGAAAGCGGAGCCATTTTGATTGTAACCGCCGTGGAACTTACCCAGGCCGATCTGGAAATTATCAAGACCTGCGTGGCGAGCGAGCAGATCGAGGTGGTCTGGATGGGCGATTACCGTTCCACCGATGTGACCCCCGACCTTATGCTTCCCACCCATCCGGATGCCATCGAAGGAGTGGCTCAGATCAAGGATCTGCTGGTGAACAAGAATATCATCTTCAGACCGTGGTAAGCGAAGACTGAAGAATCTGACCGGTCGTGACCGATTGAACTGCGACACAACAGCCCGATGTTCATTGTCGTATTTTTGTAGTCTGTTCATGCAACTGTCTGTTGCAGGGGGAAACTGGTTCCCTCCTGCAACACTCTCCTGTACACTGGCATTGATTTTTAACAGTGTACCCGGAAATAACAAGAGCATGGCATCTGAAAGGAAACCAGTTTAGATACGGATCGGATTGTCACTTTTTCCTTCTGGCAATAAACATGGACCACGGCTGCACCAGGAATCATAGCAACAGACAATTCACACACATCCTGATAAATAATTATTCCCTTTTTCAATGAAAACACTTCTTAAAAAAGTCTTACGAAATCTTTTCGGAATCGAAAAAAAACATCAGCCGGTCTGGCTCTATCAGATGGGCAAAGTCGGATCTAAAACAGTTGAGCTTTCCATAAGAAAATCTGCCCCGGGTCTTTATATAGAACACATTCACCTGATGAACGATCTGGATGAGATCGAAAAATTGGTCAGATCCACCCGGACGGACCCAAGAAAAACGCTTAACCAGATTGAAATGGGCCGGCAGCTCAGGGCAAAAAAGGAACGGTACTTTGGTCCCCACCGGGTCATCTCATTGGTCAGAGAACCGGTAGGACGAAATGTGAGTGCCTTCTTTCAGAACATGACCGAGATTGTTCCCGACATTTTTGAACAGGCCGAAAAAGGCACCCTTGATTTCAATGAGTTATCCAACCGCTTCTATGCGGATGTTGCCACACACAATGCACCGGCAAATTGGTTCCAAAATCAGCTGCAGCCTGTTTTCGGAGTGGATGTTTACAAATACCCGTTTCCGTGGGCACAAGGGTATCAGATTATCAAAACACGGAACCTCCACCTCCTCATCATCAGAGTTGAAGATCTGAACCGGGTGTTCCATGCAGCCGTCAGAGAATTTTTAGGCATCGAAAACGCCATTATCGACCAATCAAATATTGGTGAGACCAAGGACTATGCCGATATCTACAAAAAATTCAAACAACGGAATCTGGTTACCGCGGATTACGTCAATCAGCACTACTCAACGGTTTATGCCAACCATTTTTACAGTCCTGATGAAATCAAGGCGTTCAGAGCGAAGTGGATCCAATAATCAGATCAGGATGCAGACCCGCCCTGGAAGCATCTGGCCACGACAGGACGGAATGTGATTGACGGCCGGGACTTAACCGGGTTTGGTAAAACCATGGCATTGGAAAATGACAAAACAAAATGCCTTCCTGATTTATGATTTCACATCGTGGAAACACCCTCTTTTTTACAGGGGACTAACTCGAAAATAAGTTTATGACCAATCTGACCATCATAGAAAAAACAGAAGACGCTGGCACAGACGATGGCTCCGTCGTTTCCGGCAGTTCACACGCCGGTTCAGCCATGGATGGTGACTTGCTGGTGCAGGTTGAAGGTGTCTCGAAAAAATTCTGTAAAAATCTGAAACGATCCCTGGTCTACGGAATTCAGGATCTTGGCAATGAGCTGATTGGAAGAAATCCGTCACATGATCACCTGAGGAAAGATGAATTCTGGGCGGTCAGTAATGTTTCATTCACCCTGCGCAGGGGTGAATGTCTGGGCCTGATTGGTCACAATGGCGCCGGAAAAAGCACCCTGCTAAAAATGCTGAATGGTCTGCTCAGACCAGATGTGGGAAGAATTGAAATCAACGGACGGGTTGGTGCCCTGATTGAGTTGGGTACGGGGTTTAACCCGATTCTTTCCGGACGGGAAAATATTTATGTCAATGCCCAGTTGCTTGGATTTTCCCGGGAAGAAATTGATGAAAGGCTCGAGGACATCATCGAGTTTTCAGAAATCAGGGAATTCATCGATGCACCGGTTCGCACGTACAGTTCCGGAATGAAGGTAAGATTGGGATTCTCCATTGCTTCCCAAATGAGTCCGGATGTGCTGATCATTGACGAAGTGCTGGCGGTAGGCGATCTGGGATTCCGGATGAAATGTCTGACCAAACTGGGAGACATGCTTGCCAACTCGGCGGTTATTTTTGTTTCCCATCAGATGTCTCAGGTTGCCCGTATCAGCAACAAGGTTCTCATGCTCGATCACGGCCGGGTTCACACCTATACCACCGATGTTCCATACGGACTTCTGCAATATTTTAATGCCTTTAAAGGCAGCACCAGTGTCGCAACCGGGGACGGCAAGGTGATTCTGCATTCTGTATCCATCGCCGGTGATCATTGCGAAAAAAATCCGGACCACGATTCATGGATCGTTTTACAGCGATCCACCATCCGGATCACCCTATCCCTGGAATCTTTTCTTGAAAATGGCTGGTTCCACATCAGTATCGGATTTATCGATAAAGAATCA
Proteins encoded in this window:
- a CDS encoding ABC transporter ATP-binding protein; this translates as MSKRPAVSSLTMAFHEIIWPHRRILSIGLVLIAINRLSGLVLPGSTQILIDDVIGSADLSKLWWLLAVVAGALIIQSVTSYSLTQLLSVEAQKLIASLRVRVQNHILRLPVRYFDDQKSGTLVSRIMTDVEGIRNLVGTGLVLMVGGLITSVVALVMLIRISPVMTLYVMLPVLVFGLIAMKAFSHLRPIFRQRGEINAEVTGRLTETLNGIRVIKGFNAENSEIASFQTGVDRLFTNVRKTLTSTSLVTMAATLLLGLASVAIMGLGGYQIMTGNLSMGDFVAFTLYLGFMIAPIVQMVNIGTQVTEAFAGLDRTREILAVQPETDNPSRLVTIDQTRGHVVFSQVSFEYEQGQPVLQDISFEMKPGTVTALVGTSGSGKTTIAGLTATFLEPGSGTITLDGTDLSTIRLDSYRQFLGVVLQDDFLFEGTIRDNIRFPRPMATDEEVEAAVQAAYVNEFTDRFEKGLDTVIGERGVKLSGGQRQRVAIARAILANPKILILDEATSSLDNLSEAYIQKSLASLMTNRTTLVIAHRLSTIRRADQILVIESGRIAERGTHDDLMAAKGKYFELNTWQARI
- a CDS encoding ABC transporter ATP-binding protein; amino-acid sequence: MTNLTIIEKTEDAGTDDGSVVSGSSHAGSAMDGDLLVQVEGVSKKFCKNLKRSLVYGIQDLGNELIGRNPSHDHLRKDEFWAVSNVSFTLRRGECLGLIGHNGAGKSTLLKMLNGLLRPDVGRIEINGRVGALIELGTGFNPILSGRENIYVNAQLLGFSREEIDERLEDIIEFSEIREFIDAPVRTYSSGMKVRLGFSIASQMSPDVLIIDEVLAVGDLGFRMKCLTKLGDMLANSAVIFVSHQMSQVARISNKVLMLDHGRVHTYTTDVPYGLLQYFNAFKGSTSVATGDGKVILHSVSIAGDHCEKNPDHDSWIVLQRSTIRITLSLESFLENGWFHISIGFIDKESRVVANLFSLYDHDPFSAKGRFSVTIETSDTKLTQGQYALSLTVNGISSKGTRQFVHLYNSNIGQVVVTGKASTWAPVIFNGTWSVSSGELENG
- a CDS encoding four helix bundle protein is translated as MGDYQQLEVWQLSHQLVLDVYRVTKKFPKEEEYTLKSQLLRSVISVPNNIAEGKGRQSPNELRQFLYISRGSLQETEYLLFLSTDLGYIKTEDFNRLKESIDSIGKMLNRFIQTIQ
- a CDS encoding sulfate adenylyltransferase subunit 2, with product MDYLDQLEQKSVHIFREAYANFKNMCMLWSIGKDSTVLLWLARKAFYGHVPFPLVHIDTSYKIPEMIQYRDRLALEWNLNLVYGENREALDAKMTFPDGNLDRIGCCRALKAEALKNTLSGRWPRYRMNHQLGKYERDTNTEPYTGVIVGARADEEGSRSKERYFSPRDKESSWDIGDQPPEFWNQFKTDFAPGTHVRIHPLLDWTELNIWEYIERENIPTVSLYYNQGDGSRYRSLGCGPCTTPIKSDSRNVQEIIEELRVGKLANVAERSGRAQDKDDGGGLETLRREGYM
- a CDS encoding adenylyl-sulfate kinase, translated to MSTNSQQPVAINQNPSTRLSLVIAGHVDHGKSTVIGRLLADTNSLPTGKLDMVRANCERNSKPFEYAFLLDALKDEQSQGITIDSARIFFKSKKREYIIIDAPGHIEFLKNMISGAARAEAALLVIDAAEGVRENSRRHGYMLSMLGIRQITVLVNKMDLADFDKARFDSIEKEYRAFLTEVGIVPLSFIPIAARDGVNIASRATKEMPWYSGDTVLDALDRFQKEALPLDKPFRMPVQDVYKFTAHGDDRRIVAGTIETGRVRVGQDVIFYPSGKHSTIKTIEGFNTPQRTESEAGQAAGFTLTEQIYVKRGEIAVLSSDIRPKVSSRIKVSLFWLGKKPMVMKRDYFLKLGTAKISCRLEAVHKLIDASTLDSRQDADRINRHDVAECTIKLSKPMAFDLADTIAATSRFVIIDDYEITGGGIIREDLPDGQGWVREKVFLRNYKWEQSSIQPERRAVKYNQRPTLLIMTGPKSAGKKTLARALEADLFNDGRIVYFLGIGNVIYGIDADIKGKSDTREEHLRRLGEVAHIMLESGAILIVTAVELTQADLEIIKTCVASEQIEVVWMGDYRSTDVTPDLMLPTHPDAIEGVAQIKDLLVNKNIIFRPW
- a CDS encoding DASS family sodium-coupled anion symporter, with protein sequence MSDSKPDAWSNPGPGRLFAGKLPRDWFFKILGFSLLALAGLPMVLFHDQAGMDYQSAGALYILALAVYLWISSLIPHGITALLILVLVPVLNIMPLNQTLAAFGNTAVFFLLGVFIMVAAVIDSGLARRISLLFLKSSENTLGKVYVSIYTGCLFMSFLMPEHAVAAIFFPIVLEISKLLGEKTGNRPMGMLLFMGMAWGAVVGGIGTLLGGARASLAIEFLKDMTGKTVTFWDHASVGVPVALILGVVVLVVFPFMIRGISLRHKLDPGVIHAMRRNLGPMSFREKRVAVIFAAVILLWMVAGAWLHLATVSLLGAVLMFVARGVEWKKVDELVNWNVILMYGGAIVLGYVLNHTQAGSLLLKVFPDSWLNSEITMVLIFAVVTITLTEFMSNAAALTIVLPIVLTAAIQHNLDVMIIFYSITLISGLAFVFPMSSPPNAIAFSSGTFTVNDMVVKGIIVSIISLIVVLTYLFIRFNHV
- the cysC gene encoding adenylyl-sulfate kinase, which produces MKQKGVTIWLTGYSGAGKSTIADRLTQELTNRRVELEVLDGDVVRTNLSKGLSFSREDRDINILRIGFVAELLTRHGVVVIVSAISPYRAVREAVREKIRHFVEVFVNAPLDVCEQRDVKGLYKKARAGEIKAFTGIDDPYEPPLKPEVICNTDKESLDESVNKILRTLEVLGYIPESANSLLAQGNDSLVKNHLKSMGIKF